The segment CTCAGCCTGTGATGAAATAATATGCTTCCCTTTTGTGGAGGCTAATGCTAAGGACAAAATAGCTAGTATATTTCCCTCTGTTCCGCTTCCTGTAAAGATAATACCGTCACGATGAATACCAAGCGCATTGGCTACCACTTTCCTTGATTGCTCCACAAAATAATGAGCCTGCCCTCCTACATCATGCAAACTTGCACTATTGCCGTAATAACGCTGTGCAACCTCCATATAGGCAGCGAGAGCTTTTTCTGTCATCGGTGATGTTGCCGCATAATCCATATAAATCATTGTATTCTTCCTCTCTTATTGATCAGGTCTTGTTTTCTTCTTTATTTTATGTAAAGATATGTGTCAAGACAACTGTAAAGAAGGTATAGCTATGGATGTAATAACAGACGTTGTTATTATTGGCAGCGGTATTGCTGCACTTCAAGCCGCCACATTGCTTGAAAAGCATTTCCAAGTAGAGATTGTGACAAAGTCAGAGGTACATGTTAGTAGCTCTTATCGTGCACAAGGCGGTGTTGCTGCTGTTATCAGTGAAAAAGATCATATTGAATATCATATTGCGGATACATTGAAGGCAGGAGAATATCATCATGAGCAAGGGCATGTAGAAGCACTAATAAAAGATGGTGTGAAAATAATCGATAGTTATCTAAAAGCAGGGCTACCAATTGATCGACATAGCAATGGGAAGCCTGCGCTAGGCTTAGAAGGAGCCCATAGCCATCATCGTATTTTACATGCAGGTGGTGATCGCACTGGTCAAATTTTGATTGATTACTTGCTTCATAAGCTATCACCTAAAACAAAGATTCATTGTTATGAAATGGCTTATGAGCTTTTACTGAATACAGATGGTGACTGTATAGGTGTGTTGACAAAGGGACAACACGGTAACAAGCGTTACTTTGCTCATCATATTATTCTAGCAACAGGCGGTGCAGGCGCTCTCTATGCAAGCACATCGAATTATCCAACAAGTACAGGAGATGGCATTGCTCTAGCCTTTCGTGCAGGTGCTGCCATTAGCGATATGGAATTTATGCAATTTCATCCAAGCTTGCTATGGTGTGAAAATAAAGCGAGAGGATTAGTTTCTGAAGCTGTGCGAGGCGCTGGCGGTGTCTTTGTGGATGCACAGCGTCAGCCCATTATGAAAGGCTTACATGAACAGCTTGACTTAGCGCCAAGACATATTACTGCATTGGCACTTTATCAAAAGCGTGCCGCTGGTGAGGAAACGTTTATTGATATTGCTAGCATTAATAATTTTAGAACGAGATTTCCAACGATTGCGCAGCTCTGTGATGACCATCATATTGATTTACAGAATGGGTTAATCCCTGTAGCACCAGGAAGTCACTTTTTAATGGGTGGTGTTATCGCTGATGATAAAGGACGAACTACAATAACTAACTTATATGCAGTTGGTGAAGTCGCTTGTACTGGTGTCCATGGTGCGAATCGTTTAGCCAGCAATTCCTTATTGGAAGGTATTACATTTGGGCAAAAAATGGCACAATTCATTATTCAAAAAGGCTGCCATCAAAGAAATTTTATGCTTGCCCAGCATGAATACTCTCATGCCTTACCACCTTTAATGAGTAAACAGCAATTACAGCAACAGATGATGCAATCTTTAGGCATTGTTCGAACGATGGATGATATGCAGTATTTAGCACAGCAATTGCCTTCCTTACCATCACTTCTCCATGTTCCTTTAAAGAAGTTGGAGCAAACAGAGCTGGAATTATTGATGATGCATATTGTTGCAACATTGATGGTGCAGGCTGCCATCGCAAGAACTGAAACACGGGGCGCCCATATTCGTACAGATACACCTAAAATGGAGGCACAGTGGGCAAATCGTTGGATTATTTTTTCACAAGGACAAATGAAAGTGAGGAACTCTTTGTATGAATATCATCAAACTCGAGGAAATGCTCAAGCAGTTTTTTAATGAAGATATTGGTGATGGGGATTTATCGAGTGAATTTATATTTTCAGCTAAGGAACAAGGAGCTTTTTCTTTTTATGCAAAAGAGCAAGGTATTTTTTGTGGCTCCCCCATTATTGAGCATGGCTTTCTTCTACTCGATCATTCAATGGAAATCCAGCTTTATAAACAGGATGGCGATAAAGTAGAGGCTGGTGATGTTCTCGCTGTTATTAAAGGGCCATTGCAGAAATTATTAATGGGTGAGCGCGTTATTTTAAACCTTATTCAACGTATGTCTGCTATTGCTACAGCTACCCATCAAGCTGTTCAAAAAACAAAAGGAACCAATGCGAAAATATGTGATACACGTAAAACGATTCCTGGTTTGCGTATGCTCGATAAATATGCTGTAAGAATCGGTGGTGCTTATAATCATCGTCATGGTCTATATGATGCAATTATGTTAAAAGATAATCATATTGCCTTTGCTGGTAGCATTACAAAAGCTGTTCAAGCGGCTCGTGCAAAAGTCGGTCATACTGTGAAAATCGAAGTTGAAATTGAAACAAAGGCACAGTTGGATGAAGCAATTACGGCAGGGGCAGATATTATTATGTTTGATAATCGTAGTCCCGAAGAAATACGTGCATGGCTCCCTGCTGTTCCCCCCTCAATTGCAACAGAAGCTTCAGGAGGTATTACATTGGAAAATTTACAGGCTTATGCGCAATCAGGTGTTCAGTGGATTTCACTTGGTTCATTAACACATTCCGTTCAAGCCTTCGATATTAGTGCACTTGTACAAATGAAAGGAGATCATTCCATTGTCTATTACTAGTTTATTACAACAAACGACATTACTACCTGAGCATTATCGAACATTATCTGTAAAGGAAATGGAATCTCGTATTTTAGCCATCAAAAAGAAATTAGGATATAAGCTATTTATTCCAGGTCATCATTATCAAAAGGATGAAGTCATTCAATTTGCTGATGCAACCGGTGATTCCCTCCAGCTAGCACAATTATCAGCAGCAAATAAAGAAGCTGAGCATATTGTATTTTGCGGTGTTCATTTTATGGCTGAAACTGCAGATATGCTAACAACAAAACAACAGCATGTTTATTTACCAGATATGCGAGCAGGCTGTTCGATGGCGGATATGGCAGATATTTATCAAACTGAACAAGCATGGCCGATTCTTCAACAGCTCTTTGGTGATACAATCATCCCATTAACATATGTAAACTCAACGGCTGCTATTAAAGCATTTACAGGCAAACATGGTGGTGCATGTGTAACGTCATCTAATGCAAAGGCACTTGTACAATGGGCTTTTACTCAGAAACAACGTATTTTCTTTTTACCTGACCAACATTTAGGAAGAAATACTGCCTATGATTTAGGCATTCCCCTTGAAAACATGGCTGTGTGGAACCCACATAGCAATAAGCTAGAAACAGAGCAGCCTCTTGAAGATATTCAAGTTATTTTATGGAAGGGGCATTGTTCTGTGCATGAAGGATTTACAGTTTATCATACAGAAATAGTTCGTCAGCAATATCCACATATGCGAATTATTGTTCATCCTGAATGCAGTCGTGAAGTGGTAGCAGCAGCTGATGATGCAGGCTCAACAAAATACATTATTGATACTATTAATCAAGCACCAAGCGGCACTGCTTGGGCAATAGGGACAGAGATGAACCTTGTTAACCGTATTATTAAACAGCATCCAGATAAACATATTATCTCGTTAAACGAAAACTTCTGCCCTTGCCTAACAATGAATCGAATCGACCTTCCACATTTGTTATGGTGTCTTGAAAGCATTGAACAGGGACAGCCACATAATCGTATCCAAGTGGATGAGCAAACGACAGCTGAAGCACTTAGTTCCCTAGAAAGAATGCTAGCTAGAAGATAAATTTTTAAAAGCAGAAATGTTGTGAAAGCAATGTTTCTGCCTTTTTTTATTTGCCTATATCGTTGGAATCAGTCCCAATTGACATAGTATTTAGCTCTATGCTACTGTCGAATTGGAGGTGATAAAAAATGACTTTTCAATCAAAAAATATTTTTATCAATTTACCAGTAAAAGATTTGAATAAATCCATCCATTTTTTTAAAGAGTTAGGTTTTGAACACGCGTGTTGATTAGCCAAAATCACGTAACACTTTTTTGATAAATCATCCGAGCTGATGATAAGATTTCTTCGACGTACGTTCGCCATTTCACCGGAAGCGCATGCCAAAGAAACAGGCGTGTAAAACCTGCGAATGACAAGGAGTCTACGTCTGATTTCAACTGAATGCGGCTGTGTAAAAACTTTAATAAAACATAGGCAATTAACGCGGCGAAAAGCTGACTAAATACCGCATTTTTAGTCGTGCCAAATAATACTGGCACATTTAAATTTTGTTTAATCCAGCGAAAGAAGGATTCGATTGCCCAACGTTCCTTATACATGCCTGCGATTTCTTCTGCGGATACATCGCGAAGATTCGTGACGACACGTACAATCGCACCTTCATAATCGGTAAACTCGACAATACGATGGCGTTTTTCGGTTTGTTTTTGTGCCGTACCTAGCGTACAAGTAAAGTCTGCGACGATATTTGAACCTTCCACAGCTGCTCGTTGTAACGATTTTTTACGGTTTAACTGAATATTCTCTTTTAAACGAATGACAAAATCCTGCTGCGTTTTTGCATATCGATCGACTTTATCAATTGAAAAATAAGCACGATCCGCCACTAAAATAAAACGCTTATCTTCTAATTGAACACCGATTGGACCATCATGCTTCAGCCCAGTTGTTTCAACGATTTGAAGAGGCATACCTGTTTCATTTGTAAAGCTGACGTGCAGTTTGATCCCTGAACGATTCCCGTGATAAAGCGCCCATGGTAAACGAGTTTTTCCGACCGTAATCGTTGTCGAATCAATTGCCAGAAGTTCTTTTTTTAACTTGAGAGAACGCCTTGCAGCTCGGTTTAATCGGCCGACAATTAATTCGAAAATACGCTTCACGATGAGGTAATTCAGTTCACCTAAACGTTTTGAAAGTGTCGAATAGTCCACTGATTTTAAGCCGTGTGCGGGTGCAACATCCGCAGCGTGGCGCATACTTTTCCATTCAAATGTAGCAGCACCAACCAAGTAGTCTAAAAGTGTCGCTACATTACATTTACGAGCCGTATCTTCAAACTGAAACTCAGCTAGAATCCCGTCCAGTTCTTCCTGTGAAATAAAGTTTTGAAGTAATGTGAAAATCGTGGTATTCTTAGCCATGAGAGATTCCTCCTCGTAAATGTTGGTGTGGTAACTTACATTTTACATGGAATCTCTCTTTTTTATTAGTTTTTTATAGGAAAATTTAGTTAATCAACAGACGTGGGTTTTGAATTCAATCAGCAATTTAGTGATGAAACAACGGCATCAATGATTGTTAGTGAAAATATCTTTGTATTAATAATGGTTGAAGAACGGTTTAAAGCGTTTACTAAGAAGGAAATCACAGATACTACATCTTCTGCAGAAGCAATTTTATGCCTATCTGCTGAAAATCGACAGCAAGTTGACCAATTAGTAAATAAGGCACTAGCCTCTGGTGGCAAATCATATAGTGAGCCACAAGATCATGGATTTATGTATGGTTGGGGCTTTCAGGATTTAGATGGACATATTTGGGAAGTAGTTTATATGGATGAAAGTGCAATGAATCAGGAATAAGCTAATCTATGTAATAAAACATATTAACATTAATGATGCTATATCCGTCGATTTAGCGTCACTTTCACGCTTCTATCCGTCTAGTAGAGGCGGCTATCCAGCTCTCGACTATTTTGAACAAAAAAATGCAGTAGATGAACGTTCATCTACTGCATTTTGTATGACCCGTACGGGATTCGAACCCGTGTTACCGCCGTGAAAGGGCGGTGTCTTAACCACTTGACCAACGGGCCCATGGCGGAGAAGGAGGGATTTGAACCCTCGCGCCGGTTACCCGACCTACACCCTTAGCAGGGGCGCCTCTTCAGCCTCTTGAGTACTTCCCCTTTTGGCTCCGAAGGCAGGACTCGAACCTGCGACAACCTGATTAACAGTCAGGTGCTACTACCAACTGAGCTACTTCGGAATATTGGTGGGCCTAAATGGACTCGAACCATCGACCTCACGCTTATCAGGCGTGCGCTCTAACCAGCTGAGCTATAGGCCCTCTCTGGAGCGGGTG is part of the Lysinibacillus sp. FSL K6-0232 genome and harbors:
- the nadC gene encoding carboxylating nicotinate-nucleotide diphosphorylase — protein: MNIIKLEEMLKQFFNEDIGDGDLSSEFIFSAKEQGAFSFYAKEQGIFCGSPIIEHGFLLLDHSMEIQLYKQDGDKVEAGDVLAVIKGPLQKLLMGERVILNLIQRMSAIATATHQAVQKTKGTNAKICDTRKTIPGLRMLDKYAVRIGGAYNHRHGLYDAIMLKDNHIAFAGSITKAVQAARAKVGHTVKIEVEIETKAQLDEAITAGADIIMFDNRSPEEIRAWLPAVPPSIATEASGGITLENLQAYAQSGVQWISLGSLTHSVQAFDISALVQMKGDHSIVYY
- the nadA gene encoding quinolinate synthase NadA, whose amino-acid sequence is MSITSLLQQTTLLPEHYRTLSVKEMESRILAIKKKLGYKLFIPGHHYQKDEVIQFADATGDSLQLAQLSAANKEAEHIVFCGVHFMAETADMLTTKQQHVYLPDMRAGCSMADMADIYQTEQAWPILQQLFGDTIIPLTYVNSTAAIKAFTGKHGGACVTSSNAKALVQWAFTQKQRIFFLPDQHLGRNTAYDLGIPLENMAVWNPHSNKLETEQPLEDIQVILWKGHCSVHEGFTVYHTEIVRQQYPHMRIIVHPECSREVVAAADDAGSTKYIIDTINQAPSGTAWAIGTEMNLVNRIIKQHPDKHIISLNENFCPCLTMNRIDLPHLLWCLESIEQGQPHNRIQVDEQTTAEALSSLERMLARR
- a CDS encoding IS4 family transposase; the encoded protein is MAKNTTIFTLLQNFISQEELDGILAEFQFEDTARKCNVATLLDYLVGAATFEWKSMRHAADVAPAHGLKSVDYSTLSKRLGELNYLIVKRIFELIVGRLNRAARRSLKLKKELLAIDSTTITVGKTRLPWALYHGNRSGIKLHVSFTNETGMPLQIVETTGLKHDGPIGVQLEDKRFILVADRAYFSIDKVDRYAKTQQDFVIRLKENIQLNRKKSLQRAAVEGSNIVADFTCTLGTAQKQTEKRHRIVEFTDYEGAIVRVVTNLRDVSAEEIAGMYKERWAIESFFRWIKQNLNVPVLFGTTKNAVFSQLFAALIAYVLLKFLHSRIQLKSDVDSLSFAGFTRLFLWHALPVKWRTYVEEILSSARMIYQKSVT
- the nadB gene encoding L-aspartate oxidase, which encodes MDVITDVVIIGSGIAALQAATLLEKHFQVEIVTKSEVHVSSSYRAQGGVAAVISEKDHIEYHIADTLKAGEYHHEQGHVEALIKDGVKIIDSYLKAGLPIDRHSNGKPALGLEGAHSHHRILHAGGDRTGQILIDYLLHKLSPKTKIHCYEMAYELLLNTDGDCIGVLTKGQHGNKRYFAHHIILATGGAGALYASTSNYPTSTGDGIALAFRAGAAISDMEFMQFHPSLLWCENKARGLVSEAVRGAGGVFVDAQRQPIMKGLHEQLDLAPRHITALALYQKRAAGEETFIDIASINNFRTRFPTIAQLCDDHHIDLQNGLIPVAPGSHFLMGGVIADDKGRTTITNLYAVGEVACTGVHGANRLASNSLLEGITFGQKMAQFIIQKGCHQRNFMLAQHEYSHALPPLMSKQQLQQQMMQSLGIVRTMDDMQYLAQQLPSLPSLLHVPLKKLEQTELELLMMHIVATLMVQAAIARTETRGAHIRTDTPKMEAQWANRWIIFSQGQMKVRNSLYEYHQTRGNAQAVF